TAGCCCTTAATTTTTCTTATATAGAACTTAACacagtttataattttatattatttttactgggttaattatatgatttttctgTCATTCATACTTACCCTGTAAAACCTCCCTGAGGCCTTTTCTCATTCCACACAGTATCCCTAGCATCTAGCTCATCAGTAGGTGCCAAATCAGTAAGTTAATGAATGCAGAATTAAATCTTAGTATTGAAATATATCAAAGatacattgatttttctttaaattctctttttttaactttgataGCTTGCTTATTCTACTCATTTTATGCTTTTCCACTGTGTTTGAAACACTGGCAGCATATCTTTTATATCAATTCttcactttttcctttttcatagtTTTAGTCTTCTATTTATCTTGTTCTGTCAGGCTTGGTTTTGATGGAtaatatatttgatcaagaaggTGACTGGAACGTAAGAAAGATGTGACGTTCAGGGAGACCAAGATTAAATTGTTAGTCTGAATGtagatttttgttattttgctCAATTTAAGCTTGAAATTGATAATATGCTCATATTAACAATGGTGTCTGTTACAGATGCTGAAGGTGACAGACTAACAATTGAGTCTGGGCCACTTACTAGTGAAGACACACTACCCTCAGACCAGATAGACTCCAGAAAGGAACAAGGTATTTTTCATCACCTACTAAAATTAAACTTACTTGATGCTTCATGTATTTTTCCTTATAATATTATTTGTACAAGTGAATGAAATAGCAATATAGTGCTGTCCAAATTCTAAATAagactgatttttgtttttggaaattattttagaaataaatgagaCTCTGCCTGTCACAACTGTAGCTCAGAGTTCAGTTCTCCTCCATCCTCAAGAGGAAGCAGCCAGAGTTAGAATATCTGCAAGGCAGAAGCAGGTAATCGGATATTTAGTTTTTTGTTACCAATGAAATTTGTCATACTGTCTGATTACTTTCAACATTATGTTTTCTCCTGTGTTATGCAAAGTTTCAGctgataaaatgcatttttgtctTTGTAAACTACTCATTTGATCTTTATTCAATCTGCTTTGTATATTttaatgcttcttttaaaaatttgatttatcCTACATAGTTACAGGGCTTTGTACACtattaagtgctcaataaatatttgctgaattaacAAGTCTTCATCATAATATTAGACACCAATGAACacgaagggtcttcaaaatgttcatggagatgcttatgaaaaagctatgtatCAATTTCAGTGGTTTTTtgggcacaaaaataaacattttttaatttctgtttttccatgaacattttgctgTCCTCTCACATTGATAGTGCAATTCTGGAGGTGCTACAGAATTATAAACCATCTAAATTCAGTGAAACCTGTGagtgaaggaaagaaaggaagatgacAGGAACTCAGTGgtattttccattttgaaaacaAGACTGCTCTTTATGAAACTTCACATGCATTCCTTTTtctactcagtaaatatttatctgTGTATCTGACTGtaccagctgctggctttggcatgTGGCTGGACATAGTCCGTGTCTTCATGAAGCTCAGATATGCGTTCATGTTATATAGAATGTGCATTTGTATAATATAGAGTATATTTGTGATTCCTCTGACATTTGACAGGAAAGGTACAAAATGTTGTTCATTGCATTACGTAGCATCTAGATCTCTACACTTTGTAAGGAGTATGTTAAAAATCAGAGTTGCTCTGGGAGGCTTGGCACttgatacttttttcttttatattcataCTGGGAACATTGTATAATTAAAGATGGGAACATAGAACTTAATATCATTTGCTGCTGCTTGATGAGGATTCCCTGtgcttccagaaaacagaaacagtgcttatatatatttttcctccTGCCTCTTTGCACCTCttgctcttttttccttttcccgtCTCACTCCTATCCTCCCTTTGGCAGTAATATAGATAAAATGTCACCACCACTTCTGGGATCATTGGTACTCTAGAGATAAGacctatttgtttttaaaagtatgataCATGTTGTCAGTTTTCTTTTGTGTAAGTTTGTTAATAGATTGATAATTTGTTTTGTTACCTAGATAATGGAAATAGAAGAGCAGAAGCAAAAGCAGCTGGAATTACTTGAACAAATTGAACAACAGAAGTTAAGATTAGAAATTGACTGCTTCAGGGCTCAgctggaagaagaaaaaagaaagaaaacgcaACAGACTGAGGTAGGATGCAGAGGCTCTCTTCCATAAGTTGTTGGGACATAAGAAAAAATGACAAGTAATAGAATTCAGAAAGGTAAAATGCCTTTCCAGTTGTTACTTGGCCATTTTTTCTTCATcgttatgtatatttataaactagtttatatatatatatatataaataaggtAATGACTTTCagcttttagtttttttgtttttatttatttgaaagagttacagggagagaggtagagacagagaggtcttccatcttccagtttactccccagatggaacaatggccggggctgcactgatctgaagccaggagccaggagcttcttctgggtctcccacgtgggtgcaggggcccaaggacttgagccatcctccactgctttcccaggccatagcatagagctggatcggaagaggagcagctgggacttgaaccggcttccATGTTggatgccggtgctccaggccagggctttaacctgctgtgccacagcaccgggcctgTCATCTTTCAGTTTTTATAAGGTACCAGTACATATGACCATGATTTGTACATACTGTGTGTACTGAGCTTTTGGAATTGGCACTAAAGGAGAATGAATGGATGCTTCAATTCTTACTAATGGAAgtgccagattttttttaaaaaaataaagatggggaAGATAATTgctacagcagttaagatatcatTGAGTAagcttgcatcccatacaggtgtgcCTAGATTTGACTCTCAGCCCTGGTTCTGATTCTagcctcttgctaatgtacaccttgggaggaaACACGTAATGGGTCAAGTACTGTGTCCATGCTATCCAAGTGGAAGACTCAtgttgggttctgggctcctggcttcagctgagcccagcccatccttgtgttgtaggcatttggggagtgaagcagcagatggaagatctctgtccctgtctgtctctgtctctctttctcactacctttcaaataaataaaactacatgaggggccggccctgtggtgtagcaggtaaagctgctgcctgtggtgctggcatctcatatgggcacgggttcgagtcccagctactccacttctaatgttcgagtcccagctactccacttctgatccagctccctggtaatgtacctgggaaagcagtggaagatggcccaaatccttgggccccttcacccacgtaagagacccggaagaagctctaagctcctgactttggatcagcccagctccagctattgcagccatttggggagtgaaccagcggatgaaagacctctctcagtctctgaactctgtctttcaaatacataataaataaatctttaaaaaaaatactacatgaAAGTTTACAGTTATACAACTTTAGTTTATGTAAATACTTTAATAGTTGTTTctaaatttgccttttaattgctttgtctttttttaggTTGGTGCTGCTACAGTATCGTGCACTGTGCTTCCTGATGAAGacagccacaggcagatgattcgCAATTATCAACATCagcttttacaacaaaataggtATTAGCTAGAGTGTAATTTATTTGTGATATTACATGGCTACAGCTTCAGAATTTATTGGAATTCCGCATAAAACTATGCCATATAGATTTCTCCAAACACTGTCTTGCTCCTTTTCCTTCATGATTATGACTAACTGCAGACTGCTGTTTGTTCAATTTAATGTATAGACACTTGAGAATGTGGAGCAAGCGTAAAaacaatacttatttatttttgtgtttgctttCGATAGGTTACACAAGCAGTCTATTGAAACAGCGAGGAAACGGTTACTCGAATATCAATCTATGTTAAAAGGAAGGTACCCATCCATGTCAGCTACATCATTAGTATCAGATTCTGTTATTTTGGTACCACCTCAGAAACCCGAAAGACTCACTGCTGTATCAGAACATAGGGATCAAAGTCAGAGACCTAAGTTGAGTCCTAACAAATATCAACCCACACAACCCATACAGATCTCCAGATTAGAACATGATCCTTTTCAGGTGCAAAAACAAAATCACTTTCCACAAACACAAGCAGAAAGAACAGAAACATTAAGCACTCCAGATGTTTTAGCCAGGCGATGTTTAGAATCACAGGAACATCTAAGGCAATTCACACAGActgaaacacaacaacaaaactataAATCTTCTAAGCCAGATGAACCTTCTTTATTTCTGCCACTGCTTCCTCAGCGTTCTTTTACTTCTCTGCCTATTAAAGTTGAATCTGGAAAAACCCACAAACCCTGTTCAACCAGGAGCAAAAGTGCAGTTGCAAAAAGCCATTCTGTAATCAGCCAGAATGGGCCTCTGCCATTCTCAGAGAATATCACAGCACAGCAAAATCATTTGAAGGTTCTCCAAGAACAGCTAGACCTACAGAAGGAAGCTCTTCAGGCAAGACAGGAAGCTCAGGAACAACTGCTTTTGTGCAAACAGAAACAGTTGGAAGAGCAAATTggtttctctctatttcttccaTTGGATTCATCTGCTTCACTGCCTGGTGCCAAACCTGAATCAGGGAAAATTCAGGAACCTCCTCCATTCAAGGTGGATACTGCACTTTCCTCAGGTGATCCTGTGGTCCCACAACTTcaggatgggcatttgagtttTCCACAGCCTGTTTGTTTACCACAGCAAActaattttaaatttctgcaaGAAAAGTTGAATATTCAAAAGGATAGCCTTCAGGCTAGGCGAGAAGCTCAGGAAGTACTAGATATTCATAAACAGAGTCAATTGGATGGAAGAGTAGATTCTGAACAGGctgagccctcccctctcccatttcagGTAGGTCAGCATACATTTACCTCGCCACCTTCTACTGatagaaaatctagaaaaatccAGGAGCAGTGTTTACCTacgagtgagaaaggtcttctctcaaGCCAGTATGAAATCACAAAATCTCAAGATGAGTCCTCAAGTTTCCTACAACAGTTCCTTCCTCTCCATGATAGTTTGAAATTGCTCAAAGAACAGCTGACTGCACAAAGGGATGCTCTTCAGGCTAGGCATGAAGCTCAAATGGAATTACTTTTACATAGACAAAGGGATCTGAGGGACAGTAAGTCTGGGCAGATGAGTTCTTCATTCTCACCAATGGTTGTTGGACATTCTTTTCCTTCACAAGATTCTTCTGATGCTGAGTCTAGGAGAATTCAAAAaccttatttatctgagaaggaGCATGTAAGTCCTTCTAGTCATTTGATAGTCCCAACATTCCAGGATAAATCTCTTAGTTTGCCACAACATAGCCTGCCACAGCAAGATTTGACAGCATTCCACGAACAGTCACACATACAGAGGGTAATACTTGGTGCTGGACAGGAAACTCAACGTAAACAAAGTGTGCTGGAGAATATCCGAGGAAATACACTTGAAGAAACTGACTTGTCTTCCTTCTTACCCCAGTTAGCACAAGCTTCATCTCCCTCACTGCCTTCTGCTGAGTCTGGTGCAACCCAGGTGTTTCTTTCAACAGAAAGTGATAATGAAATTCCATCAAGCCAGTTTCAGATCCCAGAACTGCAGGATAGGCTTTTGAGAATATCACAGCTTATCCAGCCCCAGCAAGATAATTTGAATGCACTTCAAGAACAGTTAGCTACTCAGAGGGAAGCCATCTTTCAGCTCAGACAGGAAGCTCAGGAAGAACAACTTTTACATCGAGAGAGTGAGTGGAAGGGAAGACTATCTCCTGAGCAAGTTGGCACCTCTTCCTTACCCCAAGTAGCAGAGCATCCATTTACTTCATTACCTCTTACTGTATCTGAAAGAACCCAAGAATCTTGTTCAGCTAACAGTGATTACACAGTCTCCTCAAGCCATTCTGAAATGCCAAGATTACCTGAAAGGCTGTTGGGTTTATCACATAGTGTTTTACCTCAGCAAGATAATTTGATTTCACTTCAGGAACATTTGCAGGCACAGGCAAATTCCCTTCCTTCTATTGAAAAAATCTCAAAAGAATTTATTTTGCCCAGACAAGGTAAATATGAGGAAAAAGTATCTAATGAGCATTTTATCCAAACTCACCATGATGATTTGAAGGCACTTCAACAGCAGTTAGATATTCAGAGGAAAGCCATTCGGTCTAGGCAGGAAGTCCAAGAagaactactttttaaaagattaagtaAATTGGAGAAAAGGGTATCATCTGAACAGATTGGCTCCTCTTCATTCTTACCCCTTGATGCACTGCCTTTTGCCAGCTCTGATAGAACCCAGAAATCTTTACCAGCTGAAAGTAATGGTACTCTTCCCTCAAGTCATCCTGAAATCACAAGATCACAGGATAGGCTTTTGAGTTTATCACAGCCTATTCATCAACAAGGTAATGTGACAGCACAATTGGACTTACCTAGAGAAGTGTGTTCTAGTAAGAGACCTCAAGAAGAACTACTTTTAAACAAAGTAAATAAGCTAAACAAAAGTGAATCTGCTGAGCATGCTATCCCTACGTTTTTCAAGGAAACAGAGCATTCATTTATTCCACTACCTTTTGCTGAAGCTAAATCTAAAAGCATATGtgaattgcattcatctaaaaatGAACATGCAGCTCTTCCAAGCGATTCTGTGTTCCCAAGGTTTGAAGATAGGCTTTTGAGTTTTTCACAGCCTGTCTTAGCTCAACAAGATAACTTGGGTCTTCAGAAGCAGTTGGGTTTTGAAAGAGAAGTTCTGCATTATAGCCAGCAAGCCCAAGAAGAATTGCAGGTACAGAGACAAACAGCCTTGCAGCAGCAGATCCAGAAACATCAAGAGACTTTGAAGGATTTCTTTAAAGACAATCAGGTATGTTGTAAACATGAATATCTAAGAAGTAATGGAAGTTCGGAACCAACTCAGTTTTAATCCTAGGCCTATGAGCTTTTAGTTAATGAGAGTAAGTGGTTTGACTTTTAAATATGCTTTAATTTTTAAGCAGTGTAGAAATTAAATTGATAGACCTCACATGAAGTTTATGAGCTTAATGGTTATTTGAaaccaattaatttttaaagggatttatatttttatttgaaaggcagagttaacacagagaaagagagtgacatcttcgatttgctggttcactccttaagtgtcagcagtggccagagctaggagccaggagctttttcctggtctcccatatggattcaggggtccaagcacttggaccatcttccgctcctttcccaggtgtattagggagtaggattggaagtggagcagccaggactccaaccggtgcacATACAGGATGCTGCACGGCACTGCAGCCCATTGTACcagagctggccccagaaacCAATGAATTCCTAGTGGAAACTTTGTAAAACAATGTAGCCTTTTATTTGGACATTTGGTATGAGATTTAAATATACcgtaaaattaaaattgtaaaagtAATTGGTTAGCAGAATTTCTTTTATGTAGTAGATCTTGTGCTTTTTATCTATAACATTCTGTTTACATGTGTGAGAATAAATCAAGTCCCATTTTTTTCCTCAGGTAACACAATTATTGCCTGTTGTGAAACTGCCATTATTTTAGGATGATGGAGAGCTGGACAGGCTGCTTCTATCTGAATTATTGAAAAGACTCTGCCAAAGTCACTCAGACATTCATTATTTCTCTCCACAGGAGACAAGAGTGTTTTCTACTAAAAAGGAGTgtatccattttttattttaaatagctgctttttgtttatttatttctttaaagatttacttatttgtttgagaggcagagttccagacagagagggcttgcatccactgttcactcctcaaatggccgcaacagctgggccattcaggagccaggagcttcttcctggtctcccatgtgggtgcaggggcccaagcactagggccatcttccactgctttcccaggccgttagcaggaagcttgatcggaaatggagcagccaagacttgaaccagtgcccatatgggatgctggcactgcaggttgaggcTTAACATACTACTCTACAGTGTCAACCCCTACTTTTTGTTTATTCTAAACAATGTTCTATGAATCCTTTGATGTTCAAGAAAAGTTGAGTTTTTGAGATTGATCATTTGAAGGAAAAGCAATGGCAAATGAAAATGGGAGATCCTTGAGTATGATTGTTTATTGAAAGAAAGATACAGGAGAGGCAAGATTTTAGGTTTAGCATTATGAATTATTGCACTTTTTAATGGGAATATAGCTTTTTCATTATCTTACTCTTTTAGTTGTGGATAGCATGGTGCAGTTGGTGGAACTATTTGAGGTTCTAATTTAGGAaggaagatattaaaaaaagGGAGATATAAATCTAATGAATTCTTCACATGATCCCTCAATTTGTGTCATCCCCACCCTCATCTGTCCACTTTTTCAGACAAGTAATTCCACAGTtgaaaatgacttaaaaatgCAGAAGATGGGGCACTTCAGAGAGTGGCTTCCTCATATCCAGGACCTTGCAAGCAACGATCAGGAAAATAGTCGTGTAGATGGGAGCAACTCTGATTATAATCAGCTGCTTTCAGAACGTACTAGTGCCAAGCAAAGTGGTAAGATATTgcaatttattataattattctgATTATTATTTGCTCTCATCCTCTGCagtacttttgtttgtttgtgggtttttaaaaatttttttttgcctaactttGTCATTGACTTGATAGGTGAGCATTTGGACAAAGAGTTCGGTAGAAGATCCTCAAAGCCACCTGTAGCAAAAGTTAAATGTGGATTGGAGGTAAACCAACATGAACTTAGTGCTATACAAGAAGTAGAATCACCAGCAAGTGTTAGAACTTCTATACCAGGTAAACAGAGGgcttgataaaatattttaatagtctgctattcttctagatttttttaggctggctttattttattttattttatttttgctaatgAAACAGACTTTGAATacttaaaataggaaaatattggTTTTACATATATAGTATTTAAAACTTGGGCTTAAGAAAATGTGGCTTTAAGTAACTAGTCTTTATTTCGTGTATGAATGATGCCAATGTACTATATACAGCAATTCTTCCATGTACCATATTTTGACACACTTGTTCcctattatttttgttgtttacttCTAAACTTGTTACTTTAGGATGTAAcccagtttgtttttgttttctttgttttttttctcttaatgacTTTTTGCTTTAATACCTTCAGTGctgttttcctgtattttttatttaaaaaaaattctaaaaatactgGCTTTAAGTACAATTAAAATAGGTATATTTCTTCACTATTATTTCTACATCTGAGAACCTAGAAAAATTCTTCCCTACAAAGTTTACTAAGTAGTCCTGTTAGAATTTCTTAGTTATTTTTAGATTTCAAAGTTACCAAATAAATTTCCTGATcaaaatttaacaaaacaaatCCTTTTGTAAAAGGAAACATAAGctttttgtgtatacaaaggtatAGAGAAGTGTAATGAAAACATTGTCTATTTTGGTCTTGAGTCATATGGTACTGTACTTTTGTTTCTGactgaaagaataagaaaggtagAGATTCATAGTGATGCCTAAGAATCAATTCCTTTGTGGCCAGCATCAGCGCACgtcaggttaagccgctgccacTGATGCTGATATCTTATGTTGGAGCACTGGttggcgtcctggctgctctgcttcccatccagctccctgctaatggccctgggaaagcagcacaatgaTCTTGGTGATCAAATGCTTGAACCCTTGCCACTCACAAGACtcagatgagctcctggctcctggctcctggcttcagcttggtccagccccagtctgtggccagttagggagtgaaccagtaaatggaacatctctttgtctccctttttctctgtcactctgcctttcagataaataaaagaaaaagaatcagtcCCTTTTTGCTTCCTCATGATGTCAGTGGAGcatgtaaagattttattttactagGCTTTGGGAGCTTTTCTGTTTTGCACTTTTTATCAAACCACAACTGTTTAGGAATTGATCATCATTGATTTAGTAAATCATGTCTGAGGTTGCAAAAATGTCATTTTGTCTAAAAGAGAAAGAACTTATTCCCTTTCCTCTACTTTCCTCTTTCAACTGTCTTTTTTAAGTGAATGTTATCCAGATGTCAAGCCTTGACCTTCCCTTGTCCATACTTAACCAAACCCAATGAGCCACCAGATCTGATCTCTACTTTGTGAACTCTGCTATCTGTCCCTTCTTTCCATTGCTCTATCACTCCATTAATCtggctctcatttttttttttttcctggatggcTGCTACAGCTTGCAGTGTTTGCTGTTTCCAGTCCTGCCTTACTCTAGTCCATTTTCCCATGATATATTCAGCtaatctccctctcctttcccctgtTTAGTACTCTAAGgcagtttattttgttgttttttatttgtttgaaagaaataggtaaacagagacaaagaattcattactcaaatgtccacagtgattGGTTTGAGAGTGAGGAGTGGGGAAGCAAAACTGGTAGCCAGGATCTcaaccatgtctcccacataggaaacACCAGGCACTCCTGATGTGGGATTTGAGCATCCTAATCAGCATCTTAAAtactgggctaaatgcccaccccagtgaTTCTGATGATTGAAGGACTAACTCTTAAGTCAAGGTCCCTACTTCACCTATCAAACAAACcctttaggatcttttttttttttttttttcttttttaaacctcAGTGGTTTCTccacaaactatttttttttttttaaagatttatttagttatatgaaaggcagagttacagagaggcagaggcagagaaggagggatggagggagagagagaatatcttctattctctggtttactcctcaaatggctgctatggcgagatctgggccaatccgaagctaggaacaggaaccaggagcttcttccgggtctcccacttgggtacagggacccaaagagttgggccatcctccagtcctttcccaggccatagcagagagctggattgaaagtagagcagccgagatttgaaccggtgcccatatgggatgctggcactgtaggcagttgctttaccagctgcaccacagtgctggcccctctttaggATCTTATTCCTTCCTTCATGACTTGGCTTTGGTCTAGTAAACTCCTGAAGTACCAAGTGTCCTTCTCATGTGCCCTTGGGAGctctcaaaaagataaataatgctAAAAGTTATAACATGAATAGTAGTTCTTCCTGTCCCTGCTCACCCCTTGATCTCATTCTACAGAGGCCATCATTTTTCAATTCATACAAGTGTTTCTTATATTTATGTTCATAAATACAATGAATTAAAGCAGAAATTAAGCTAAATTATCATCATGGTGATGCATAAACATTTTTCATGGCTATGACAATTAGTATATTGtgattatatttccattttgtaaGTTTCTTTCCTATAGTGTCTCATATTTTTTCATTGCTTAAAGTTTCTATAGAATGCCTGTTTTCCTAATACTTTTATTAAATATCTCTCAATATAATTTTCCATGGAGTTCACAGTATTT
This window of the Lepus europaeus isolate LE1 chromosome 7, mLepTim1.pri, whole genome shotgun sequence genome carries:
- the CEP295 gene encoding centrosomal protein of 295 kDa isoform X8, whose product is MKTKQVSSKILFKKLLNKIRSQKSLWTIKSLSEDESEMITTVNEMKSKASTAESGTGQEQDAEGDRLTIESGPLTSEDTLPSDQIDSRKEQEINETLPVTTVAQSSVLLHPQEEAARVRISARQKQIMEIEEQKQKQLELLEQIEQQKLRLEIDCFRAQLEEEKRKKTQQTEVGAATVSCTVLPDEDSHRQMIRNYQHQLLQQNRLHKQSIETARKRLLEYQSMLKGRYPSMSATSLVSDSVILVPPQKPERLTAVSEHRDQSQRPKLSPNKYQPTQPIQISRLEHDPFQVQKQNHFPQTQAERTETLSTPDVLARRCLESQEHLRQFTQTETQQQNYKSSKPDEPSLFLPLLPQRSFTSLPIKVESGKTHKPCSTRSKSAVAKSHSVISQNGPLPFSENITAQQNHLKVLQEQLDLQKEALQARQEAQEQLLLCKQKQLEEQIGFSLFLPLDSSASLPGAKPESGKIQEPPPFKVDTALSSGDPVVPQLQDGHLSFPQPVCLPQQTNFKFLQEKLNIQKDSLQARREAQEVLDIHKQSQLDGRVDSEQAEPSPLPFQVGQHTFTSPPSTDRKSRKIQEQCLPTSEKGLLSSQYEITKSQDESSSFLQQFLPLHDSLKLLKEQLTAQRDALQARHEAQMELLLHRQRDLRDSKSGQMSSSFSPMVVGHSFPSQDSSDAESRRIQKPYLSEKEHVSPSSHLIVPTFQDKSLSLPQHSLPQQDLTAFHEQSHIQRVILGAGQETQRKQSVLENIRGNTLEETDLSSFLPQLAQASSPSLPSAESGATQVFLSTESDNEIPSSQFQIPELQDRLLRISQLIQPQQDNLNALQEQLATQREAIFQLRQEAQEEQLLHRESEWKGRLSPEQVGTSSLPQVAEHPFTSLPLTVSERTQESCSANSDYTVSSSHSEMPRLPERLLGLSHSVLPQQDNLISLQEHLQAQANSLPSIEKISKEFILPRQGKYEEKVSNEHFIQTHHDDLKALQQQLDIQRKAIRSRQEVQEELLFKRLSKLEKRVSSEQIGSSSFLPLDALPFASSDRTQKSLPAESNGTLPSSHPEITRSQDRLLSLSQPIHQQGNVTAQLDLPREVCSSKRPQEELLLNKVNKLNKSESAEHAIPTFFKETEHSFIPLPFAEAKSKSICELHSSKNEHAALPSDSVFPRFEDRLLSFSQPVLAQQDNLGLQKQLGFEREVLHYSQQAQEELQVQRQTALQQQIQKHQETLKDFFKDNQTSNSTVENDLKMQKMGHFREWLPHIQDLASNDQENSRVDGSNSDYNQLLSERTSAKQSGEHLDKEFGRRSSKPPVAKVKCGLEVNQHELSAIQEVESPASVRTSIPGKPDFCQDRDPMRVSISREQSFLGSPLACDPLACLQSVAQDSVCGDEHDKAVQVKESEVENHAVLSFAVEEEYPHLGLIVKPDDKAETQEISPEPISSETVSTGSFLSYENIDLSLTDPEHMDYREQESTTGKEEKTGQLSAVARECSGGWLKCLGPAPHGRPGEAPGSCLRISAVRRPQWPLEGEPTAKTVDLDFPELEHIFPHLHRQLFRPLEPHPDFGLSPSSSEISQDNRDFYQASDSSSEIHRATASSKRSLSLTALRRTSLHSPNTSLNQQTHPDLALAAGQSFATENTEEPEQSFQQLLPEFSSQEESQHVDLPSIFSVEARYSSEGMDNQNYLSEEQTKILHNKKKSVHFQLSVENLSSVCSSSDEANVFDQVHVQHSTPCGSTSSECSIKHQLERKDKLGFEELSKRGIVTMLQSQELTENGQDEAYRVLAVNPEREEIDSQLCIRTVEKGSSLQIPAIVPIQNEKCFEDSPKTETPETLRNLSQLAKSERFVSSGSFSFQSCIPVWETESGHGIMEEPELTLVSTSDISVAETDFANLTLEEKGEIEAKSCFQVSESLPLAPETETADHLALSECSTDKDKSATVSTEMLLEFTAIPGSLQEAFVKRKKSFIQRSCQRQKEIRNKTHVSENSQIKTAKEKPPTGSFVNRLKGVSKVRVSIPEDRKTTQSLMHQRALRLYNQLAEVKQQKEEKAKQEAFAQNRARAKEFHKKTLQKLRAKNTW